The Oceanicaulis sp. nucleotide sequence AAGGTCAGCATTCGGCCTCTCTCCCATCTTCCCTTCTGGAAGCAAGAACGAGGCTAACGCAAACGGCCGGAGTTTCGCCATCGAAACCCCGGCCGTTGGTAAAAGGCGTGTTAAGCCAGAACGCTTTACGTGAATCCCGGCTTAACCGATCGGTCAGGCCTGTCTCAGTTCGACACAGGACGGGTCGCGGTCAGGCATTCGGCGACGTCGAGCAGGGCGTGCTCGGCGATGCAGAAGCTGTCTTCGTACTTGAAGTGACCGGCGGCCACGCACTGGGCCATGGTCAGCCGCGCCCAGGTGATGCAGCGCTCCACGCTGGGATCGTCGAGCATGTAGTCGAGCGCGGTCATGTCGCCGGATTCGATCGAGGCCAGGGCGGCGACCGCCAGCATGCGGCCCACGCGGCGCTCGTCGGGTTCGAGCTGGGCTTCGCCGACATTAAGCTCGAGCGCGGGCAGGGTGGGCCCGGTGGCCGGGGCGCGCGCCTCGAACAGCGAAGACGCCGAACCCAGCCGGCCCGTGCCGTTCACCGAGCCTTCCGCGCCGTCTGCGAGGCGGAAATTGGTCTCCAGCCGCTGCGAGGCGGTTTCCAGCGACGCCAGGCGCTCCTGCCGGTCGCGGGCGCGGCGGGCGGCCCAGGTCTCGTTCTGAAGATCGTAGGCGGCCTGCTTGTAGCGGTCGCCGACCGCTTCCATCGCCGCGACATCCTCGCCGATCGCGCCGACCACGGAGTCCGACGCGACGTCCGCGCCCATGAAGCCGGTGACGTAGACCGGATCGCCCATCAGGGCCGAGCGGGCGACGTCAGTTCCGTAATAGTCCGCGACCGCGCGCACCGAGTCGATGAATTCGGGGTTCTGCGCGGCGATGAGCGCGGCGTAGGCGATCTGCGCGTCGACCAGCCGGTCGCCGTCGTAATACTGCGTCAGCGCGTCCATCGTGGCGTCGAGATCGGCGCCGGAGCGGATCTCGCGGCGGCCGGCCTCGCCGACATCGGCGTGATAGGCGGCGTAGGTCTCCGCATTGCGCAGCACCGGATCGTCTGCGGCGGGCGCTTCGAGCGCCAGCACAGGGCCGGATTGAGGCGTGGCGTCTGCAGGCTGCGGCTCGGACGGCTGTGCGTCCTGGCCGGCGTTGAGCGCGGCCGCGAGGGCGGCGGCGGCGAACCATGCGTGGGTCATGGCGTGCCTTTTCCTTCTGGAAGCTGGGGGTCGTGGGCCTTTCGACCCGCTCTCAGTCTGCCCGTCATTCGTGACCTGATCGTTTAACACAGATTCAATAATTGTTAACGCAGACGGCGCAGCGTGCGCTCGTCAAAAAAACCGCTCGAATCGGTAACCCCATGACCGCGCTCACAGCCCGCCTCGCCCGTTTCGCCGACCGTAACGCCGGGCGCGCCGTGCACGCCGGATGGCTGGGCGTGGTCGCAAGCGCAGGACTGGCGCCGGCGCCGTCCCTGGGCGCGGCCCAGCTCGCCTGGCTCGCGCTGGCCGCCCTGCCGGGGCTTGCGGGGCTCGTCTGGGCGGGGCCCGAGCGGGGGCGCAGCGACGGCGCGCGCCTCATCATGGCGCTCAGCTGGACGCTGCCCGGTTTCGCCGCCACCGCCGCCTTCACCACCGTGATCTCGCCCGCAGCCCTGGTCTTTCTCGCAGGTCCCGCCGCGATGACGGCGGCCGGCGGCCGGCCCGACGCGCGTCTGGGCTCGACCGTCGCGGCCTGCGCCTTCCTTCTCGCCGCAGCCGCCGGACTGCTCGGCCCGGCGGGGCCGGGCGCGACAGGGCTCGCCGCGGCGCCCGCGCCGTGGGTGGCGTTCGCCGCCTTCCTGGGCGCGGCCGGCTTCTTCGCCCGCGCCCGTCTCGGCGCGCGGCTCGACGCCGCCCTGGAAGCGCTCCGCAAGGCCCGGCCGGCCGCTGAGGGTTTCGCGCGCGCGCCATCGCCGCTCATCGCGCTCAACACCGAAGGGGAGATCATGGCCGCCTCGCGCGCGCTGCGTCGGGTCGCGCCGGGCGCGCCGCGCCGGCTCGACGGGCTTCCCGTGGACGGGCTCGCCTTCGATGAAGACCAGCAGGCCGCCGTGCGCGCCGGTCTTGAAAGCGCGCGCCGCGGCGGCGCGGCGGACGGCGGCCGCTTCAGCTTCACCGTGCGCGGCGCGAACGGCGCGCAGAACGTGCTCGACGCGCGCGCCGTGGCCACGCCCGCAGGCTTCGTGCTGTCGCTGGACAAGCCCGAAGCGGCTGCGCGCCCGGCGAACGATCACGCCGAAGCCGAAGACGCTGCGCGCCTCAAGGCCGAGCGCGACGCGGCGATCGCGGCGAACCGGTCGAAATCGGAATTCCTCGCTGCGGTCAGCCATGAGCTGCGCACGCCGCTCAACGCCATAATCGGGTTTTCCGACGTGATGAAGCAGCGCCTGTTCGGCCCGCTGCCCGCCCGCTACGCCGAGTACGGCGACCTCATCCATGAAAGCGGCACGCATCTGCTCGAGCTGATCGGTGACGTGCTGGACATGTCCAAGATCGAGGCCGACCGCTACGAACTCAGCGCCGAGGTCTTCGATGCGCGCGACATCGTGGAGATCTGCGCGAAGATGCTGCGCCTGCGCGCCGAGGAGAACGGGCTCGCGCTCTACGCCGACACCGGCGACGCGCCGCTGACGGTGGAGGCCGACCGCAAGGCGCTGCGCCAGATCCTGCTCAATCTTCTGTCCAACGCCGTGAAATTCACGCCCGAGGGCGGCGCGGTCGTCGCCATGGTGCGCGCCCAGGGCCCCGATCTGGTGCTCGCGGTGGGCGACAGCGGCGTGGGCATCGCGGCGGACGAACTCGACAAGGTCGGAAAGCCCTACGCCCAGTCCAGCGCCGGCCGGAAGACCGACGAACGCGGCACCGGCCTGGGCCTGTCTCTGGTCCGCGCGCTCGCCGAGCTTCACGGCGGGGACATGACGGTCCAGAGCGCGCCGGGCGAGGGGACCACCGTCACCGTGCGCCTTCCCGTGCTGGTCGAGGCTGCGGGCGACATCGCCCCTTTCGAGCCTCTTGAAGTCCATCAGCGCATCGCCGCGGCGCAAGCCGCGGGCGCGGCGATCAGCGGTCAGGCGAGCGCTTGATTTCCCCTGAGGGTTGTTTTCGGCGCGTTTTTGCCATACGCCTCTCCTCCAGAGGGTAAGTCGGGCGGGGCGAAACCTTGCGGGAAGCGGTCGAGCGCGCTCCGGGAAGTTTCGTATTTCACCGGCTCTGGTCTCCCACCCAATCGGGCGAGACGGCTGCTTCGCAGATTAAATCGCTCGAGATCTGGGGCCTGACGCCGAGAGGCGCTGAGCGCCCGATCGTTCAGGCTTATGTCGGCCCTTTGCCGCCGGACGCCAGCGGGGCGGAGTTCGTCACGCGGATCCCTGCGTCCAAGGTGAACGGCTTCAGCGGCGAAGCGCGTTGGTTCCCCGACCATCCCGATATAGACTTGCGTCAAACGAAGCTTGGCGAGACGGCGGTTCTGAGATGCCACGCGCTCAAATCAGTTTCCTGACCGGTGGGGCTGCGGTCCGTCCCGAAAAGCTCGTCTATGACGAGGACCTTCAGGTGTTCGGCCAAGCGGTCGGCAAGGTCGACAGCGCGCCGTCCGAGATCGCGGCCAAGCTCGGATTCACCGTCGATCGGGGCGCAGACGGGCTGGACCGCTTCGACATTCTGGCTCTCAGCACGCCGGCCGGGCGCTTCGGCTTCGTCCGGCATGACGGTGAACCGGCGCAGTTCGCCCATGTCTGCGATTTCGACAAGCAGGACCCGGCGCGCGCAGAGCGCTTCGTCAAATCGCTGTTTCCAGAGCAGGCCGCCAGCTTCGAGGCCTATCCCGAGCCGTGGTGAGCCCCCGCGTCCGCCTTACCGCCCTTCGCCCTCTTCGCCGTCCTGCGCGCCTTCGGCTTTTCCGGCCGTGATCGCGGCGGGGACTGGGCGGGGCCGCCGGAATGTTTGGCGACCTGGGGCGGGGTGAAGATTTCCGCGCCGTCGTCGAGGTAGACGGTGGTGGACGGGAAGGCGAAGGCCGTGCCTGCGCCGTCTTCCACGATACGCTTGACCTCGAAGGCCAGCTCTTCCTTCAGCCGCAGCCACTCGCCCCAGTTCGTGGTCTTGGTGAAGCAGTAGAGCAGGAAGTCGATCGAGCTCGGCCCGAAGGAATCCACCCGCATGAAGGTCGCCACTTCGGGCGGCCGGGCGAATTCGGGATGGTTCATTATGTAGTCGAGCACGTGATCGCGGATGTATTGCAGCTGCGCGGTCGTGGTCTTGTACTCCACCCCGATCGCCCATTTGATCCGGCGATGGGTCATGCGGGTGAAGTTGACCACCGCGTTGTCGGCGAGGTCGGCGTTGGGCACGTAGACCGGGCTCTTGTCGAAGCGGCGCACCAGGGTGGATCGGAAATTGATCTGCTCGACCGTGCCTTCGACCACCCCGTCCACCATGATCCATTCACCCGGCACGAAGCGCTTTTCGGTGAGGATCAGAAGCCCGGCGATCAGGTTCTTGAACAGGTCCTGCGCGCCAAGGCCGATCGCCACGCCCAGAAGGCCCAGGCCGCCGATCACCGGCGCGACGGGGATGCCCCAGACCTGCAGCACGGCGGCCGCGCCGACGATGACGAAGAAGATCTTCAGCGCCTTGGCCAGCCAGTCGATCATGACCGGGTTCAGCGTGTTGCGGATCGGCTTTGAGAGATAGGCGACCGGCTCGACGGCGTTTCTGAGCGCCCAGAACAGCGCGATGATGACCAGGCTTTCGGTCACCTGGCCGCCGTCCACCGGCGCGTCCTCGCTGTGCAGATTGAGGAAATGGAAGGCGATGTAGATCCCGACGATCACCGGGATCAGCTTGACCGGGCCGGCCAGTCCCTTGACCAGCTTGTCGTCGAGCTTGCTCTCGGTCTTTTCCGCGCGGGCGATGAAGCGCCGCATGACGACGCGGGAAAAGACGCCGCGGACCAGAAAGGCGATCGCGATGATCAGCAGCGCAGCCAGCCCGTCGCCGACATTGTAGCCCAGGAAGCTGGTGTTCCAGACTTCCACCACGATGGCCCAGAACTCGGCGGCCTGTGTGCGCAGATCGTCCATCGCCCCTGTCCCCCGTTCTTCGGCTTCGGCCCTCAGGCCCGCTCCTTGGTGCGCGAGAAGGTGATGTCGGGCCATTTCTCCTGGGAGTAGTTCACCTCCCAGGCCGATTTGGCCATGAACACGAGCGCCCCGTCGATGTCCTCGGCGATGGCGGACTTATGCCGGTCGATGAATTCGTCGAGCTTGGCCTGCGGTCCGGTGATCCAGCGCGCCGTATCGTAGGGGCTGGCCTCGAACATCACTTCCAGCCCGTATTCGTCGGCGACCCGCTGGGCCATCACGTCGATCTGCAGCGCGCCGACCGCCCCGATGACGAAATCACCGCCCAGCTGCAGCCGGAAGAGCTGGGTGACGCCTTCCTCGGCGAGGCTTTCGAGCGCCTTTTTCAGATGCTTGGCCTTGAGCGGATCCTTCAACCGCGCCCGGCGCAGCATTTCGGGCGCGAAGTTCGGGATGCCCGCGATCTTCCATTTGCCGGTTTCGCTCAGCGTGTCGCCGACACGAAGCGCGCCGTGATTGGGCACGCCTATGACGTCACCTGCGAAGGCCTCGTCGGCCACCTCCCGGTCGTCGGCGAAGAACATGACCGGGGCGGAGACCGTCAGAAGCTTGCCGGAGTCGGTCTTCAGCTTCATGCCGCGTTTGAACTCGCCTGAGACCAGCCGCATGAAGGCGACGCGGTCGCGATGGTTGGGGTCCATGTTCGCCTGGACCTTGAACACGAAGCCCGCGACCTCCTTGTCGCCCGGTTCGAGCACTTCGCGCGGGCCGGCGCTGACCGGCTGGGCTTCGGGGCCGGGGGCGATCTCGGCCAGCGCGTCGAGCAGTTCGCGTACCCCGAAACGCCTGAGCGCCGAGCCGAAATAGACCGGCGACAGATGGCCTTCGCGATAGGATTGGGGATTGAAGGGGGGAAGCAGCTCGCGCGCCATCTCCGCGCCTTCGCGCAGCTCGGCGAGTTCGTCCTCGCTCAGCTCCGCGGCGATGGCGTTTCCGTCCATCGAAATCCGTTCGCTGGGCACGTACTCGTCGCCCTCGGGCCGGCGATAGGCGACGAACTCGTTCGCCTTGAGATCGGCCACGCCCTTGAAGCGGTTTCCTGAACCGACCGG carries:
- a CDS encoding peptide chain release factor 3, giving the protein MTSAADGAQWARRRTYAIISHPDAGKTTLTENLLFTAGAIRLAGQVRARGENRRTRSDWMKIERERGISVSASVMTYEHKGLTFNLLDTPGHEDFSEDTYRTLTAADSAIMVLDAAKGVEPRTLKLVEVCRLRDIPILTFINKFDREAMDPSELFDDIQDKLALDVAPMQWPVGSGNRFKGVADLKANEFVAYRRPEGDEYVPSERISMDGNAIAAELSEDELAELREGAEMARELLPPFNPQSYREGHLSPVYFGSALRRFGVRELLDALAEIAPGPEAQPVSAGPREVLEPGDKEVAGFVFKVQANMDPNHRDRVAFMRLVSGEFKRGMKLKTDSGKLLTVSAPVMFFADDREVADEAFAGDVIGVPNHGALRVGDTLSETGKWKIAGIPNFAPEMLRRARLKDPLKAKHLKKALESLAEEGVTQLFRLQLGGDFVIGAVGALQIDVMAQRVADEYGLEVMFEASPYDTARWITGPQAKLDEFIDRHKSAIAEDIDGALVFMAKSAWEVNYSQEKWPDITFSRTKERA
- a CDS encoding HAMP domain-containing sensor histidine kinase, with translation MTALTARLARFADRNAGRAVHAGWLGVVASAGLAPAPSLGAAQLAWLALAALPGLAGLVWAGPERGRSDGARLIMALSWTLPGFAATAAFTTVISPAALVFLAGPAAMTAAGGRPDARLGSTVAACAFLLAAAAGLLGPAGPGATGLAAAPAPWVAFAAFLGAAGFFARARLGARLDAALEALRKARPAAEGFARAPSPLIALNTEGEIMAASRALRRVAPGAPRRLDGLPVDGLAFDEDQQAAVRAGLESARRGGAADGGRFSFTVRGANGAQNVLDARAVATPAGFVLSLDKPEAAARPANDHAEAEDAARLKAERDAAIAANRSKSEFLAAVSHELRTPLNAIIGFSDVMKQRLFGPLPARYAEYGDLIHESGTHLLELIGDVLDMSKIEADRYELSAEVFDARDIVEICAKMLRLRAEENGLALYADTGDAPLTVEADRKALRQILLNLLSNAVKFTPEGGAVVAMVRAQGPDLVLAVGDSGVGIAADELDKVGKPYAQSSAGRKTDERGTGLGLSLVRALAELHGGDMTVQSAPGEGTTVTVRLPVLVEAAGDIAPFEPLEVHQRIAAAQAAGAAISGQASA
- a CDS encoding mechanosensitive ion channel family protein — encoded protein: MDDLRTQAAEFWAIVVEVWNTSFLGYNVGDGLAALLIIAIAFLVRGVFSRVVMRRFIARAEKTESKLDDKLVKGLAGPVKLIPVIVGIYIAFHFLNLHSEDAPVDGGQVTESLVIIALFWALRNAVEPVAYLSKPIRNTLNPVMIDWLAKALKIFFVIVGAAAVLQVWGIPVAPVIGGLGLLGVAIGLGAQDLFKNLIAGLLILTEKRFVPGEWIMVDGVVEGTVEQINFRSTLVRRFDKSPVYVPNADLADNAVVNFTRMTHRRIKWAIGVEYKTTTAQLQYIRDHVLDYIMNHPEFARPPEVATFMRVDSFGPSSIDFLLYCFTKTTNWGEWLRLKEELAFEVKRIVEDGAGTAFAFPSTTVYLDDGAEIFTPPQVAKHSGGPAQSPPRSRPEKPKARRTAKRAKGGKADAGAHHGSG